One Luoshenia tenuis DNA window includes the following coding sequences:
- the metG gene encoding methionine--tRNA ligase, translating into MADKKTFYVTTPIYYPSDNLHIGHAYCSVAADTLARFKKLTGYDVYFLTGTDEHGQKIERRAKEAGVTPQAFVDKIVSGVKELWKLMDVDYNDFIRTTDERHVKAVQKIFKQLYDQGDIYKAEYEGWYCTPCESFWTEIQAKDGVCPDCGRPVERMREESYFFKLSKYQDWLIDYIEKNPEFIQPVTRTNEMLNNFLRPGLEDLCVSRTSIKWGIPVTFDPGHTVYVWLDALSNYITALGYGSEDDSLYQKYWPADVHLVGKEIVRFHTIIWPIMLKALGLPLPKQVFGHGWLVFGGGKMSKSKGNVVDPVVLCQRYSPDAIRYFLMREMPFGADGEFSNEALVGRINADLANDLGNLVSRTVAMVEKYFDGTVPAPGPLAAEDKELRAKAEALPGSMEKQMDQLQFSVALAELFKFVSDCNKYIDVTEPWVLARTEEGKERLKGVLYHLVEAIRYIAVLVSPVMVHVPEKIYAQIGLEDEALKTWDSLKAFGQFPAGAKVCKGEALFPRLDLKKELEALMPAKPEPEAKPQPKAEEKPAPAQIKIDDFAKVQLKVARVLNCEAVEGSNKLLKFSLDLGGETRTVVSGIAKYYKPEELVGKNLILVANLKPAKLKGILSEGMLLSAEGPDGSLKVLTVDGEMAPGSEVG; encoded by the coding sequence ATGGCGGACAAAAAAACTTTTTATGTGACCACGCCCATCTATTACCCCAGCGATAACCTGCATATCGGCCATGCCTACTGCTCGGTGGCGGCGGATACGCTGGCCCGCTTTAAAAAGCTGACGGGGTATGACGTCTATTTCCTCACCGGGACGGATGAGCACGGGCAAAAGATCGAGCGCCGGGCTAAGGAGGCCGGGGTCACGCCCCAGGCGTTCGTGGATAAGATCGTATCCGGCGTAAAAGAGCTGTGGAAGCTGATGGACGTGGACTACAACGATTTTATCAGAACCACGGACGAACGGCACGTAAAAGCCGTGCAGAAGATCTTTAAACAGCTTTACGACCAGGGCGATATCTATAAGGCCGAGTACGAAGGCTGGTATTGTACGCCCTGCGAATCCTTCTGGACGGAGATCCAGGCCAAAGACGGCGTGTGCCCGGATTGCGGCCGGCCGGTGGAGCGCATGCGGGAGGAGAGCTATTTCTTCAAGCTCTCTAAGTATCAGGATTGGCTGATCGATTACATCGAGAAGAACCCGGAGTTCATCCAGCCGGTGACCCGCACCAACGAGATGCTCAATAACTTCCTGCGGCCGGGGCTGGAGGATCTGTGCGTGTCGCGTACCTCCATCAAGTGGGGCATCCCGGTCACCTTTGACCCGGGGCATACGGTCTACGTATGGCTGGATGCGCTAAGCAACTACATTACCGCCCTGGGCTATGGCAGTGAGGACGACAGCCTGTACCAAAAGTACTGGCCGGCAGACGTGCACCTGGTGGGCAAGGAGATCGTGCGCTTCCACACCATCATCTGGCCGATCATGCTCAAGGCCCTGGGCCTGCCGCTGCCCAAGCAGGTGTTCGGCCACGGCTGGCTGGTCTTTGGCGGGGGCAAGATGTCCAAATCCAAGGGCAACGTGGTGGACCCGGTGGTGCTGTGCCAGCGCTATTCTCCGGATGCCATCCGCTACTTCCTGATGCGGGAGATGCCCTTTGGCGCGGACGGCGAGTTTTCCAACGAGGCGCTGGTGGGCCGCATCAACGCGGACCTGGCCAACGACCTGGGCAACCTGGTCAGCCGCACGGTGGCCATGGTAGAGAAGTATTTTGACGGCACGGTGCCCGCGCCCGGCCCGCTGGCCGCGGAGGATAAGGAGCTGCGCGCCAAGGCCGAGGCCCTGCCCGGCAGCATGGAAAAGCAGATGGATCAGCTGCAATTTAGCGTAGCCCTGGCGGAGCTGTTCAAGTTCGTCAGCGATTGCAACAAGTATATCGACGTGACCGAGCCCTGGGTGCTGGCGCGCACCGAGGAGGGGAAGGAGCGCCTGAAGGGCGTGCTCTACCACCTGGTAGAAGCCATCCGCTATATTGCCGTGCTGGTCTCACCCGTCATGGTGCACGTGCCCGAGAAGATTTATGCGCAGATCGGCCTGGAGGATGAGGCGCTCAAGACCTGGGACAGCTTGAAAGCCTTTGGCCAGTTCCCTGCGGGTGCCAAAGTGTGCAAGGGCGAGGCGCTGTTCCCGCGGCTGGATCTGAAAAAGGAGCTGGAGGCGTTGATGCCGGCTAAACCGGAACCGGAGGCCAAGCCGCAGCCCAAGGCGGAGGAAAAACCTGCGCCTGCGCAGATCAAGATCGACGACTTTGCCAAAGTACAGCTGAAAGTCGCCCGGGTGTTGAACTGCGAGGCGGTGGAAGGCTCCAACAAATTGTTGAAATTCAGCTTAGATCTGGGCGGTGAGACCCGTACGGTGGTCTCTGGCATCGCCAAGTATTATAAGCCGGAGGAGCTGGTGGGCAAAAACCTGATTCTGGTGGCCAACTTAAAGCCGGCCAAGCTCAAGGGCATCCTGTCCGAGGGCATGCTGCTCTCGGCCGAGGGGCCGGATGGCAGCCTGAAAGTGCTGACAGTGGACGGGGAGATGGCCCCGGGTTCCGAGGTGGGCTAA
- a CDS encoding 2-phosphosulfolactate phosphatase, translating to MPKCAVFSIIDEARPERLRDHFVLVIDVLRATSVMVTALDNGAARVYPVETVEQAFAKRERHPGALLCGERKAVKIEGFDLSNSPSEYTPQAVAGKELIMTTSNGTRAILRAVQGGKTVGLACFRNALAACRAAAASGLDVAILCAGTNDKYSMDDVLCAGALVHRLCALGDFELDDLANHALALYRLGKDDIKGALAQCLHVGRVIAAGFAADLDYCYAQDVVQTLPLWQDGAITTLTEAK from the coding sequence ATGCCAAAGTGCGCGGTGTTTTCGATAATCGATGAGGCGCGGCCGGAGCGGCTGCGCGATCATTTTGTGTTGGTGATCGACGTATTGCGGGCGACCAGCGTGATGGTGACGGCGCTGGACAACGGCGCGGCGCGGGTCTACCCGGTGGAAACGGTGGAGCAGGCCTTTGCAAAGCGGGAGCGCCATCCCGGCGCGCTGCTGTGTGGGGAGCGCAAGGCGGTGAAGATCGAGGGGTTTGACCTGAGCAATTCCCCGTCTGAATATACGCCTCAGGCCGTGGCGGGTAAGGAACTGATCATGACCACCTCCAACGGCACCCGCGCGATCCTGCGGGCAGTGCAGGGGGGTAAAACGGTTGGGCTGGCCTGTTTTCGCAATGCCTTGGCGGCCTGCCGGGCGGCGGCCGCATCCGGGCTGGATGTGGCGATTTTGTGCGCGGGCACCAACGATAAGTACTCCATGGACGATGTGCTCTGCGCCGGGGCATTGGTACACCGGCTGTGTGCATTGGGCGATTTTGAGCTGGACGATCTGGCAAACCATGCGCTGGCGCTCTACCGCCTGGGGAAGGACGATATCAAGGGTGCGCTGGCGCAATGCCTGCACGTGGGCCGGGTGATCGCCGCGGGCTTCGCGGCGGACCTTGATTATTGCTATGCGCAGGATGTGGTGCAGACCCTGCCCCTGTGGCAGGATGGGGCCATCACCACCTTGACAGAAGCGAAATAA
- a CDS encoding spore maturation protein gives MQLLQSAGDLVIPVIIALIVLFAALRGVQGYDVFVQGARQGLGTALRVLPFLTAMLVAVAMLRASGALGALENALAAPLAAIGMPKELLGLTLIRPLSGSAALGVISELFTAYGPDSMIGRMASVMMGSTETVFYTVALYFGVVGVQKTRYTIPAALLAMLAGTVAAIGICNLMWGG, from the coding sequence ATGCAGCTTTTACAATCCGCGGGCGATCTGGTCATCCCGGTCATCATCGCGCTGATCGTGCTGTTTGCCGCGCTGCGCGGCGTACAGGGGTACGACGTGTTTGTGCAGGGCGCGCGCCAGGGTCTGGGCACGGCGCTGCGGGTGCTCCCCTTTTTGACGGCCATGCTGGTAGCGGTGGCGATGCTGCGGGCCAGCGGCGCGCTGGGTGCGCTGGAGAACGCGCTGGCTGCTCCGCTGGCCGCCATCGGCATGCCCAAAGAACTGCTGGGACTGACGCTGATCCGCCCGCTATCGGGCTCTGCGGCGCTGGGCGTGATCTCGGAACTGTTTACCGCGTACGGGCCGGACTCCATGATCGGCCGGATGGCCTCGGTGATGATGGGCTCTACGGAAACGGTGTTTTATACCGTAGCGCTGTATTTCGGCGTGGTGGGGGTGCAAAAGACCCGTTATACCATCCCAGCGGCGCTGCTGGCCATGCTGGCGGGCACGGTGGCGGCCATCGGCATCTGCAACCTGATGTGGGGCGGATAA
- a CDS encoding nucleoside recognition protein → MVNYLWIGMVLCALVAGAVNGTLPAVGQAAMDAASQAVTLSIGLAGGYALWLGLMRVADAAGLQKGLGRLLKKPIAWLFPEARSAKSREAISMNLTANMLGLGNAATPLGLEAMRELEACSPLKKRATNAMCMLLVINASSIQLVPTSLIALRQSAGSANPAEIVLPALLATTVSTAVGILAAKLMQRWF, encoded by the coding sequence ATGGTCAATTATCTCTGGATCGGGATGGTGCTGTGCGCGCTGGTGGCGGGCGCGGTAAACGGCACATTGCCCGCCGTAGGGCAGGCCGCCATGGATGCGGCCAGCCAGGCCGTGACCCTCTCGATCGGCCTGGCCGGCGGATATGCCCTGTGGCTGGGACTGATGCGGGTGGCCGATGCGGCGGGGCTGCAAAAGGGGCTGGGCAGGCTGCTGAAAAAGCCCATCGCCTGGCTGTTTCCCGAGGCGCGAAGCGCCAAAAGCCGGGAGGCCATCTCCATGAACCTGACGGCCAATATGCTGGGCCTGGGGAACGCGGCGACGCCCTTGGGCCTTGAGGCCATGCGGGAGCTGGAGGCCTGCAGCCCGCTTAAGAAAAGGGCGACCAACGCTATGTGTATGCTGTTGGTGATCAACGCCTCTTCCATCCAGCTGGTGCCCACCAGCCTGATCGCCCTGCGTCAGAGCGCGGGCTCGGCCAACCCGGCGGAGATTGTATTGCCGGCGCTGCTGGCCACCACTGTTTCCACGGCGGTAGGGATTTTGGCGGCTAAGCTGATGCAAAGGTGGTTTTGA
- a CDS encoding ATP-binding cassette domain-containing protein: MKIAVMGYSGAGKSTLAKALSGHYQCPLLYLDTVNFEPGWVERDPEKGREIVTRFMQNSSWVIDGNYARFYQPQRLQQADCIIWMNYARVRCFFRALKRYYRHKGRARESCAPGCVEKFDWAFAWWILWAGRTREKRAHYRQIVEQYAPKVVILKNDRQVARFLKNLP; this comes from the coding sequence ATGAAGATCGCGGTCATGGGTTACAGCGGCGCCGGAAAATCCACCCTGGCCAAAGCCCTGTCCGGTCACTACCAGTGCCCTCTGCTCTATCTGGATACGGTCAATTTTGAACCGGGATGGGTGGAGCGAGACCCTGAAAAGGGACGGGAGATAGTGACGCGCTTTATGCAAAACAGCAGCTGGGTGATCGACGGTAACTATGCGCGCTTTTATCAGCCTCAGCGTTTACAGCAGGCCGACTGTATCATTTGGATGAATTATGCCCGGGTCCGGTGTTTCTTTCGCGCGCTTAAGCGCTATTACCGCCATAAGGGCCGCGCACGGGAGAGCTGCGCCCCCGGATGTGTAGAAAAGTTTGATTGGGCCTTTGCCTGGTGGATCCTGTGGGCAGGGCGCACTCGTGAAAAACGCGCTCACTACCGGCAGATCGTAGAGCAATACGCCCCCAAGGTCGTGATCCTCAAAAACGACCGGCAGGTAGCGCGCTTTTTAAAAAATCTGCCCTAG
- a CDS encoding CTP synthase: MSTKYIFVTGGVVSSLGKGITAAALGRLLKSRGLKVANQKLDPYINVDPGKMSPLQHGEVFVTDDGAETDLDLGHYERFTDESLTRSSSVTSGKVYWQVLNRERQGDFMGGTVQVIPHITNEIKDIIMRVGKEKDMDVVITEIGGTVGDIEGLPFLEAIRQMKWEVGQENVLYIHVTLLPYLKMAGEIKTKPTQHSVKELRSIGIQPDILVCRTEYAISQSVKDKLALFCNVKPGAVVQNIDAATLYQVPRLMQEEGLDSLVCKMLGLPDAPADMDDWYAMVDRFLALKEKVTIGLVGKYVDLHDAYLSVAEALTHAGIAKDVAVDIKWIDSGELTGENVSAQLKGLQGIIVPAAFGERGSEGMIQAAHYARVNGIPYFGIGMGLQAAAIEFARNVLFLEGANSTEFDENTAHPVVYSPEGAVDEAGLADSMRLGAYECRLASGTQIAKLYGTDKISERHRNRYEINTAYCEEFNKAGFIPVGIEPKTCMVEAMELEGHPFYIGVLFQPEFKSRPNRAHPLFAGFVEAAKAKKA, encoded by the coding sequence ATGAGTACCAAATATATATTTGTCACCGGTGGCGTGGTTTCGTCATTGGGCAAGGGCATTACGGCAGCGGCGTTGGGGCGGCTGCTCAAGAGCAGGGGACTGAAGGTAGCGAATCAAAAGTTGGATCCTTACATCAATGTGGACCCTGGAAAAATGAGCCCGTTGCAGCATGGCGAGGTTTTCGTGACCGATGACGGTGCCGAAACGGACCTGGATCTGGGCCATTACGAGCGTTTTACGGACGAGAGCCTGACGCGCTCTTCCAGCGTGACCAGCGGTAAAGTCTACTGGCAGGTGCTCAACCGCGAGCGCCAGGGCGATTTTATGGGCGGCACGGTGCAGGTTATCCCTCATATCACCAATGAGATCAAGGATATTATCATGCGCGTGGGCAAGGAAAAGGATATGGACGTGGTGATCACCGAGATCGGCGGCACCGTGGGCGATATCGAAGGCCTGCCCTTTTTAGAGGCCATCCGGCAGATGAAGTGGGAAGTGGGGCAGGAAAACGTGCTCTACATCCACGTAACGCTGCTGCCGTACCTGAAGATGGCCGGCGAGATCAAGACCAAACCCACGCAGCACTCGGTTAAAGAGCTGCGCTCCATCGGCATCCAGCCGGATATTCTGGTTTGCCGCACGGAGTATGCGATCTCCCAGAGCGTGAAAGATAAGTTGGCGCTGTTCTGTAACGTTAAGCCCGGCGCGGTGGTGCAGAATATCGACGCGGCCACGCTTTATCAAGTGCCCCGCCTGATGCAGGAGGAGGGTTTGGACAGCCTGGTGTGCAAGATGCTGGGTCTCCCGGATGCGCCGGCGGATATGGACGACTGGTACGCCATGGTGGACCGCTTCCTGGCGCTGAAGGAGAAGGTGACCATCGGCCTGGTGGGCAAATACGTGGATCTGCACGACGCCTACCTTTCCGTGGCCGAGGCGCTGACCCATGCGGGCATTGCCAAAGATGTGGCGGTGGATATCAAATGGATCGATTCGGGCGAGCTGACGGGGGAAAACGTCAGTGCGCAGCTTAAGGGCCTGCAGGGCATCATCGTGCCCGCCGCCTTTGGCGAGCGCGGCTCGGAAGGGATGATCCAGGCGGCGCACTATGCCCGGGTCAACGGGATTCCGTACTTTGGCATCGGCATGGGGCTGCAGGCGGCGGCCATCGAGTTTGCGCGCAATGTGCTCTTCCTGGAAGGGGCGAACAGCACGGAGTTTGACGAGAATACGGCCCACCCGGTGGTCTACTCGCCCGAGGGCGCGGTGGACGAGGCCGGCCTGGCCGATTCCATGCGCTTGGGCGCGTATGAGTGCCGGCTGGCGTCGGGTACGCAGATCGCCAAACTGTATGGCACCGATAAGATCAGCGAGCGGCACCGCAACCGCTACGAGATCAATACCGCTTACTGTGAGGAGTTCAATAAGGCCGGCTTTATCCCGGTGGGGATCGAGCCCAAGACCTGCATGGTCGAGGCCATGGAGCTGGAGGGGCATCCCTTCTACATCGGCGTGCTGTTCCAGCCGGAGTTTAAAAGCCGCCCCAACCGGGCGCATCCCCTGTTTGCCGGCTTCGTAGAGGCCGCTAAGGCAAAAAAGGCGTAA
- a CDS encoding MBL fold metallo-hydrolase, protein MKINYIGHACFMMHTKAGTRILMDPYDASVGYPVPKAGSVAADCVTASHGHHDHNAVEWLAKPYELIDKAGRYTVKDVAVTAIPCWHDEVQGQKRGPNLIFIYQADGVRLCHLGDLGHELDEETLAAIGQVDALLAPVGGYFTLEPELMARQVRALSPEIVIPMHYATEFTSLPIAGPQRFIAEIGGAVELECSQLVLGGETAPGVYLLQPASKFFDRA, encoded by the coding sequence GTGAAGATCAACTATATTGGACATGCGTGTTTTATGATGCATACCAAGGCAGGTACTCGGATCTTAATGGATCCGTACGACGCGTCGGTGGGCTATCCCGTCCCCAAGGCGGGCAGCGTGGCGGCGGACTGCGTGACGGCCAGCCACGGGCACCACGACCATAATGCGGTGGAGTGGCTAGCCAAGCCCTACGAGCTGATCGACAAGGCGGGGCGGTATACGGTAAAGGACGTGGCGGTGACGGCCATCCCCTGCTGGCACGACGAGGTGCAGGGGCAAAAGCGCGGGCCCAACCTGATCTTTATCTACCAGGCCGACGGGGTGCGCCTTTGCCACCTGGGCGATCTGGGGCATGAACTGGACGAGGAAACCCTTGCGGCCATCGGCCAGGTGGACGCGCTGCTGGCGCCGGTAGGCGGGTATTTTACCCTGGAGCCGGAGCTTATGGCACGCCAGGTCAGGGCGCTATCGCCGGAAATCGTGATCCCCATGCATTACGCGACGGAATTTACCAGCCTGCCCATTGCCGGGCCGCAGCGGTTTATCGCCGAGATCGGCGGGGCGGTGGAACTGGAGTGCAGCCAGCTGGTGCTGGGCGGCGAAACGGCCCCGGGCGTCTATCTTTTGCAGCCGGCCTCCAAATTTTTCGACAGAGCTTGA
- a CDS encoding DUF1934 domain-containing protein — protein sequence MQRPVLIKIVGTQTEPGGQEQVLELTTLGTYSCEEGIHQLEYEENDAQEGQPVISSQMKMIFNASQVRLSKKGAAEGVMVFEEGKKFVSMHETPLGPIEMGMLPLQVKSRVEQDCGEVELLYQMDMEQQIISLNRLKVSFSPRGQAPCS from the coding sequence ATGCAAAGGCCGGTGCTGATCAAGATCGTGGGCACGCAGACGGAGCCGGGCGGACAGGAGCAGGTGCTGGAGCTGACGACGCTGGGGACCTATAGCTGCGAAGAGGGCATCCATCAGCTGGAATATGAGGAGAATGACGCGCAAGAAGGGCAGCCGGTAATCAGTTCGCAGATGAAAATGATCTTTAACGCCAGTCAGGTGCGCCTCTCCAAAAAGGGCGCGGCCGAAGGCGTGATGGTCTTTGAAGAGGGGAAAAAGTTCGTCAGCATGCACGAAACGCCGCTGGGGCCCATCGAGATGGGCATGCTGCCGCTGCAAGTAAAAAGCCGGGTGGAGCAGGATTGCGGCGAGGTGGAGCTGCTCTATCAAATGGATATGGAGCAGCAGATCATCAGCCTAAACCGCCTGAAGGTATCCTTTTCGCCCCGGGGGCAGGCGCCATGCTCTTAG
- the ypeB gene encoding germination protein YpeB, which yields MDEKTNQEINLKGSLPDEPPRRRMRWPKWHWTAVTSLVLLVAVFALGLWAVTENRAHARYQARMEDIYSKSFIDLIDAMGNLEVKLAKATVAITPQSATTTLADIYRQANISEENLGQLPANLGPMEEVSSFVNQLGDYCQMLSRKAADGQALTQEERDQLRTLWEQCNGMNGQLLALQKSLQQEQVRWSEVAFAPTLDGQEEYGAVVDGFSQLQNEATEYPALIYDGPFSDSRQNREPKGLGETGVSQEEAADIAAEFVTYLGAGELTLTVDSDGRIPYYGFDFQLEDERSGHIAITKMGGKPLLMNTTPTPQEDPTVDTERCKAAAVQFLEEKGFGDMQATYIQVYNGMVVVNCAAQQDGVTLYPDLVKVQVCCNDGRVLGLEAQNYWTEHVERELPAPEIAQEEAQDKVASFLTVETTRLALIPLDDGSEQLCWEIGGRASGNEFIVYINAQTGEDENSFLILDSEDGQMVL from the coding sequence TTGGACGAAAAGACCAACCAGGAGATCAACCTCAAGGGCAGCTTGCCCGACGAGCCGCCCCGCCGGCGGATGCGCTGGCCCAAATGGCACTGGACCGCGGTGACCAGTCTGGTACTGTTGGTAGCGGTGTTTGCCCTGGGGCTATGGGCTGTGACGGAGAACCGCGCCCACGCCCGCTACCAGGCGCGCATGGAGGATATCTACAGTAAATCCTTTATTGACCTGATCGACGCCATGGGCAACCTGGAGGTAAAGCTGGCCAAGGCCACGGTAGCCATCACGCCCCAAAGCGCCACCACTACGCTTGCGGATATCTACCGGCAGGCCAATATCTCGGAGGAGAACCTGGGCCAGCTGCCCGCCAACCTGGGGCCGATGGAAGAGGTGAGCAGCTTTGTCAACCAACTGGGGGATTACTGCCAGATGCTCAGCCGCAAGGCGGCGGATGGACAAGCCCTCACCCAGGAGGAGCGCGACCAGCTGCGCACCCTTTGGGAGCAGTGCAACGGCATGAACGGCCAGCTGCTGGCGCTGCAGAAATCGCTGCAACAGGAACAGGTGCGCTGGAGCGAAGTGGCCTTTGCCCCCACGCTGGACGGGCAGGAGGAATACGGCGCGGTAGTGGATGGCTTTAGCCAGCTGCAAAACGAGGCCACGGAATACCCCGCCCTGATCTACGATGGCCCCTTTAGCGATTCGCGCCAGAACCGCGAACCCAAGGGACTGGGGGAAACGGGCGTAAGCCAGGAGGAAGCAGCGGACATCGCAGCGGAGTTCGTAACTTATTTGGGGGCGGGCGAGCTGACCTTAACGGTGGACTCGGATGGGCGCATCCCCTATTATGGCTTTGATTTTCAGCTGGAAGACGAGCGCAGCGGGCATATCGCCATCACCAAAATGGGGGGTAAGCCCTTGCTGATGAATACCACGCCTACACCCCAGGAGGACCCAACCGTGGATACCGAGCGCTGCAAGGCGGCGGCCGTGCAGTTTTTGGAGGAGAAGGGCTTTGGCGATATGCAGGCCACCTATATCCAGGTTTATAACGGCATGGTGGTGGTCAACTGTGCGGCCCAGCAGGACGGCGTGACCCTGTACCCGGATCTGGTGAAGGTGCAGGTCTGCTGTAACGATGGGCGAGTGCTGGGGTTAGAGGCGCAGAACTACTGGACCGAGCATGTGGAACGCGAGCTGCCCGCGCCCGAGATCGCGCAGGAGGAGGCCCAGGATAAGGTGGCGTCCTTCCTCACGGTAGAGACCACGCGCCTAGCGCTGATCCCCTTAGACGATGGAAGCGAGCAGCTTTGCTGGGAGATCGGCGGCCGGGCCAGCGGCAACGAGTTTATCGTCTATATCAACGCCCAAACGGGCGAGGACGAAAACAGTTTTCTGATCTTGGATTCTGAAGATGGACAGATGGTGCTCTAA
- the sleB gene encoding spore cortex-lytic enzyme: protein MLAIVLVVCLCSSIVAQAAALRVGSRGDAVIQLQTKLQRWGYYDGAVDGIFGSGTQRAVIAFQKKNGLTADGIVGTQTAQALGMNLDGGTSGGGGTTTGGGSTGGSISVNANENDIQLLARAVYGEARGEPYVGKVAVAAVILNRVKSPSFPNTISGVIYQPLAFTAVADGQINLTPDAEALRAARDALNGWDPSNGALYYYNPAKATSQWIYTRPVTGQIGNHLFAI, encoded by the coding sequence ATGCTGGCGATCGTGCTGGTCGTTTGCCTGTGCAGCAGCATTGTCGCCCAGGCGGCGGCCTTGCGCGTGGGCAGCCGGGGGGATGCGGTCATCCAGCTGCAAACCAAATTGCAGCGATGGGGATATTACGATGGGGCGGTAGACGGCATCTTCGGCTCCGGCACGCAGCGCGCCGTTATCGCCTTTCAAAAGAAGAACGGGTTGACGGCGGACGGCATCGTCGGCACGCAAACGGCACAGGCGCTGGGGATGAACCTGGACGGCGGAACCAGCGGCGGTGGCGGAACCACGACGGGCGGCGGGTCCACGGGTGGGAGCATCAGCGTGAACGCCAACGAAAACGATATCCAATTGCTGGCCCGGGCGGTCTATGGCGAGGCACGGGGCGAGCCGTACGTGGGCAAGGTGGCGGTGGCGGCGGTCATTCTCAACCGGGTCAAATCTCCCAGCTTCCCCAACACCATCTCGGGGGTGATCTACCAGCCGCTGGCCTTTACCGCCGTAGCGGATGGGCAGATCAATTTGACCCCGGATGCCGAAGCGCTGCGCGCCGCGCGGGATGCGCTCAACGGCTGGGACCCTTCCAACGGCGCGCTCTACTACTATAACCCCGCCAAGGCGACCAGCCAGTGGATCTATACAAGACCGGTGACCGGCCAGATCGGCAACCACCTGTTTGCAATTTAG
- the spoIIR gene encoding stage II sporulation protein R, translating to MLKRWMTVGLVAMVMICCGFTAMRGTPELVPGVLRLHIRANSDSVEDQRIKLQVRDRLTSEFSHLLAQVQDADQAEAVLQAQLPQIEQTAQETLRAAGFDYGAHAEIAVQTFPERRYGEIIYPAGDYRALTLYLGTGGGHNWWCVMFPPLCFVDAQQQEENQTLELTEQAPPVTLKSHIADWLREWKWPGYTES from the coding sequence ATGTTGAAACGATGGATGACGGTAGGCCTGGTGGCGATGGTCATGATCTGCTGTGGATTTACGGCGATGCGCGGCACGCCTGAACTTGTACCGGGCGTATTGCGCCTGCACATTCGGGCCAATAGCGACAGCGTGGAAGACCAGCGGATCAAGCTGCAGGTGCGAGACCGCCTGACGTCGGAGTTTTCGCATCTGCTGGCCCAGGTACAGGACGCCGATCAAGCCGAGGCGGTGCTGCAGGCGCAGCTGCCCCAGATCGAGCAGACGGCGCAGGAGACCCTGCGCGCGGCAGGTTTTGATTACGGGGCGCACGCGGAGATCGCCGTGCAGACCTTCCCCGAGCGGCGGTATGGCGAAATTATTTACCCGGCAGGGGATTACCGGGCGTTGACCCTGTACCTGGGCACGGGCGGCGGCCACAACTGGTGGTGCGTAATGTTTCCGCCGCTGTGCTTTGTAGATGCGCAGCAACAGGAGGAGAATCAGACCTTGGAATTGACTGAACAGGCGCCGCCGGTCACCCTTAAAAGCCATATTGCCGATTGGCTGCGGGAATGGAAATGGCCTGGCTATACGGAATCCTGA
- the ispE gene encoding 4-(cytidine 5'-diphospho)-2-C-methyl-D-erythritol kinase, translating into MLRLKARAKINWALDVCALREDGYHEVDLLLQSVDFGDEVELERKPAGISLACDLPGIPQDARNLAWRAAELMQRTFSREDGVAITLHKAVPAQAGLGGGSGDAAAVMVGLRKLWELEVEDEALERLAAQLGADVPFMIRGGLARARGFGERLERLCTPEDWPILIVKPRQGLPTAEVFRAWDQTAFPYHPDMDGITRALTQGERGKVAHLMGNSLQKAAGALCPEVEAACEALQSAGALGSVMSGSGSAVLGLFADEAGLDAAHAALSGRYPICIRTRSARASIAWL; encoded by the coding sequence ATGCTGCGCTTAAAGGCCCGGGCAAAGATTAATTGGGCGCTGGACGTATGTGCCCTGCGAGAGGACGGCTACCACGAGGTAGACCTGCTTTTACAATCCGTAGACTTTGGCGATGAGGTGGAATTGGAGCGCAAACCGGCGGGGATAAGCTTGGCGTGCGACCTGCCCGGCATTCCACAGGACGCCCGCAACCTGGCCTGGCGCGCCGCAGAGCTGATGCAAAGGACCTTTTCGCGCGAAGACGGCGTGGCGATCACGCTGCATAAGGCTGTGCCGGCTCAGGCGGGCCTGGGGGGCGGAAGCGGGGACGCAGCAGCGGTGATGGTGGGCCTGCGCAAATTGTGGGAGCTGGAAGTAGAAGATGAGGCGCTGGAGCGGCTAGCGGCACAGTTGGGGGCCGATGTTCCGTTTATGATCCGCGGCGGACTGGCGCGGGCGCGCGGATTTGGCGAGCGGCTGGAGCGGCTCTGCACGCCGGAGGACTGGCCGATCCTGATCGTTAAACCGCGCCAGGGGCTGCCTACAGCGGAGGTCTTCCGCGCGTGGGATCAAACGGCGTTTCCGTATCACCCGGATATGGACGGGATCACGCGCGCTTTGACACAGGGAGAAAGGGGCAAGGTGGCGCATCTGATGGGAAACAGCCTACAAAAGGCGGCGGGCGCCCTCTGCCCGGAGGTGGAGGCGGCCTGCGAGGCGCTTCAAAGCGCGGGGGCGCTGGGCAGTGTGATGAGCGGCAGCGGCTCGGCGGTATTGGGCCTGTTTGCCGATGAGGCGGGGCTGGACGCCGCGCACGCGGCCCTGTCGGGCCGCTATCCCATCTGCATCCGTACGCGGAGCGCGCGCGCCAGTATCGCCTGGTTATAG